CAGACCACCGGTAGCAACACGCACGCGCAGAGGCTTGTAGCGCACTTCGGAAATGGTTCCGGTGCGGATCAGGCTTTCAAGACGGCGGGAGAGGTCGGCGAATTCAGTCATGGCGCAAGAATGCCGCGCGGGTGCGAGCTCGGCATTCCGTGTGTGTTGTGCCGAGCGGCGGCACAACTTAATCAGCGGGCAAGGTGTGAGATTACGAGGTCGTGAATCGCGCTGACGTCATCGTCGGTGAAACCGAGCAGTTCGCGAGGGGCGTACTGAGCTTCCTTGCCACCTTTCTGTACCCGGTCGCGGAGGCCGAACTGGTGCACGCGCGCGATGCGTTCAACCTCGCCCACAAAACCGATGACGGCGCTGTTCGAGGTAGCCGACGTCTTGAGGTATCGAGCAGTCCGTAACTTGCTGAACATTGTGCGACGCACTCTCCCGGCCTTTTGCCTGAGCTGGGGTTTGCGCTTGGCAAATGGGCTGCCGTCGGGGTTCAACTGGTCGGCAATTCGCTTGCGCTGCCGAGGCTGAATTTCCTTGGCAATGGCTTTGGCAAGTGCCCGGCGTGCGCCGGGCTCAAGTTGGGCCAGTAAACCATCGAGACGGGTGTTTAGCGCTTCGAT
The window above is part of the Pseudomonas fluorescens genome. Proteins encoded here:
- a CDS encoding phage virion morphogenesis protein — encoded protein: MSGIEALNTRLDGLLAQLEPGARRALAKAIAKEIQPRQRKRIADQLNPDGSPFAKRKPQLRQKAGRVRRTMFSKLRTARYLKTSATSNSAVIGFVGEVERIARVHQFGLRDRVQKGGKEAQYAPRELLGFTDDDVSAIHDLVISHLAR